A region of Lagenorhynchus albirostris chromosome 20, mLagAlb1.1, whole genome shotgun sequence DNA encodes the following proteins:
- the LOC132510688 gene encoding zinc finger protein 385C isoform X3, with protein sequence MVPPGKKPAGEASNSNKKCKRYFNEHWKEEFTWLDFDYERKLMFCLECRQALVRNKHGKAENAFTVGTDNFQRHALLRHVTSGAHRQALAVNRGRPTFEGQAEGGGTCPGLATTPSFRSVKVEANPAKVAVLTTVYCMAKEDVPDDRCSALLELQRFNLCQALLGMEHGDYYSPRRVAIASVLHTEACQRLKASPYVGLVLDETRDWPESHNLALFATSVSPCDGQPATTFLGSVELQEGEATAGQLLDILQAFGVSAPKLAWLSSSLPSDRLGSVGPQLQAACPLLMELHCLPGRTDPKPPAYLAGPASSTPSPLLASLPLPARPLQPPLDFKHLLAFHFNGATPLSLFPNFSTMDPVQKAVISHTFGVPSPLKKKLFISCNICHLRFNSANQAEAHYKGHKHARKLKAVEATKSKQRPQTLAQDGTLVPPSPTPASGAPEEPQSKAVPAAPPPGPKVQPPLSPEPTPREPAHSDVLDAASSSSSSSCPPCSPEPGREAPGPEPAAAAVESGVSGEGRSEKGRLYCPTCKVTVNSASQLQAHNTGAKHRWMVEGQRGAPRRGRGHAVPRGGAGHKAKRVTGVRGGRQGPRPPFHCALCQLQVNSETQLKQHLSSRRHKDRLAGKPPKPSSQHSRLQKHAALAVSILKSKLALQKQLTKTLAARFLPRPIPTAAATICALPGPLALRPAPTAATTLFPPPILGPALFRTPAGAVRPATGPIVFAPY encoded by the exons ATGGTGCCCCCGGGGAAGAAACCAGCCGGAGAGGCTTCCAACTCCAATAAGAAGTGCAAGCGTTACTTCAACGAGCACTGGAAAGAGGAGTTCACCTGGCTGGACTTCGACTACGAGCGGAAGTTGATGTTTTGCCTAGAGTGCCGCCAGGCCCTGGTGCGGAACAAGCACGGCAAAGCGGAGAACGCCTTCACTGTGGGCACCGACAACTTCCAGCGCCATGCCCTGCTGCGCCACGTGACCTCGGGGGCCCACCGCCAGGCTCTGGCCGTCAACCGGGGCCGGCCCACTTTTGAGGGCCAGGCTGAGGGTGGAGGGACCTGTCCGGGCCTGGCGACCACCCCCAGCTTCAGGAGTGTCAAGGTGGAAGCGAACCCGGCCAAGGTGGCCGTGCTGACCACGGTGTACTGCATGGCCAAGGAGGACGTGCCTGACGACCGCTGCTCTGCCCTGCTCGAGCTGCAGAGGTTCAACCTGTGCCAGGCGCTGCTGGGCATGGAGCACGGCGATTACTACAGTCCTAGGAGG GTGGCCATTGCCAGTGTCTTGCACACAGAGGCCTGCCAACGCCTGAAGGCATCCCCGTATGTGGGCCTGGTGTTGGACGAGACCAGGGACTGGCCTGAGTCCCACAATCTGGCCTTGTTTGCCACTTCGGTGTCCCCCTGCGATGGCCAGCCTGCCACCACCTTCCTGGGCAGTGTGGAGCTACAGGAAGGCGAGGCCACTGCTGGCCAACTCCTGGACATTCTGCAGGCTTTCGGCGTGTCTGCACCCAAGCTGGCCTGGCTCAGCTCAAGCCTCCCCAGTGACCGCCTGGGGAGCGTGGGCCCGCAGCTCCAGGCTGCCTGCCCACTGCTCATGGAGCTGCACTGCCTCCCCGGCCGGACAGATCCCAAGCCCCCTGCCTACCTAG CAGGCCCGGCCTCCagcacccccagccccctgctggcctccctgcccctgcccgccAGGCCTCTGCAGCCCCCGCTGGACTTCAAGCACTTGCTCGCCTTCCACTTCAATGGTGCCACCCCGCTCAGTCTCTTCCCCAACTTCAGCACG ATGGACCCGGTCCAGAAGGCCGTCATCAGTCACACATTTGGGGTTCCCTCCCCTCTGAAGAAGAAGCTCTTCATTTCCTGTAACATCTGTCACCTGAGGTTCAACTCAGCG aaccAGGCCGAAGCACACTACAAAGGCCACAAACACGCCAGAAAACTCAAGGCTGTCGAAGCCACCAAGAGCAAGCAGAGGCCGCAAACCCTGGCCCAGGATGGGACGCTGGTGCCCCCATCCCCGACTCCAGCCAGTGGAGCCCCTGAAGAGCCACAGAGCAAAG CAGTTCCTGCAGCCCCTCCTCCTGGTCCCAAAGTCCAGCCACCCCTGAGTCCGGAACCCACGCCCAGGGAGCCGGCCCACTCAGACGTCTTGGAtgctgcctcctcttcctcctcttcctcttgccCACCCTGCTCCCCAGAGCCTGGGAGAGAGGCGCCAGGGCCTGAACCGGCGGCGGCTGCTGTGGaaagtggtgtgagtggggaaggCAGGAGCGAGAAGGGGCGCCTCTACTGCCCCACATGTAAGGTGACCGTGAACTCCGCCTCCCAGCTTCAGGCTCACAACACAG gAGCCAAGCACCGGTGGATGGTGGAAGGTCAGCGGGGCGCTCCCCGCAGGGGCAGGGGCCACGCAGTGCCCCGGGGAGGAGCTGGACACAAGGCCAAGAGAGTGACGGGGGTCCGCGGGGGCCGGCAGGGGCCCAGGCCCCCTTTCCACTGTGCTCTCTGTCAGCTCCAGGTCAATTCAGAGACCCAACTCAAGCAG CACCTGAGCAGCAGGAGGCACAAAGACCGCCTGGCCGGGAAGCCCCCCAAGCCCTCCAGCCAGCACAGCAGGCTGCAGAAGCACGCAGCGCTGGCTGTGAGTATCCTCAAG TCTAAACTGGCCTTGCAGAAGCAACTCACCAAGACGCTGGCAGCCCGCTTCCTGCCCAGACCGATCCCCACCGCGGCGGCAACCATCTGTGCCCTCCCAGGGCCCCTGGCCCTCCGGCCTGCGCCTACGGCAGCCACCACCCTCTTCCCGCCTCCGATCCTGGGCCCAGCTCTGTTTCGCACCCCAGCAGGAGCCGTTCGCCCTGCCACGGGACCCATCGTCTTTGCCCCCTATTAG
- the LOC132510688 gene encoding zinc finger protein 385C isoform X2 — translation MVPPGKKPAGEASNSNKKCKRYFNEHWKEEFTWLDFDYERKLMFCLECRQALVRNKHGKAENAFTVGTDNFQRHALLRHVTSGAHRQALAVNRGRPTFEGQAEGGGTCPGLATTPSFRSVKVEANPAKVAVLTTVYCMAKEDVPDDRCSALLELQRFNLCQALLGMEHGDYYSPRRVRDMQVAIASVLHTEACQRLKASPYVGLVLDETRDWPESHNLALFATSVSPCDGQPATTFLGSVELQEGEATAGQLLDILQAFGVSAPKLAWLSSSLPSDRLGSVGPQLQAACPLLMELHCLPGRTDPKPPAYLAGPASSTPSPLLASLPLPARPLQPPLDFKHLLAFHFNGATPLSLFPNFSTMDPVQKAVISHTFGVPSPLKKKLFISCNICHLRFNSANQAEAHYKGHKHARKLKAVEATKSKQRPQTLAQDGTLVPPSPTPASGAPEEPQSKAVPAAPPPGPKVQPPLSPEPTPREPAHSDVLDAASSSSSSSCPPCSPEPGREAPGPEPAAAAVESGVSGEGRSEKGRLYCPTCKVTVNSASQLQAHNTGAKHRWMVEGQRGAPRRGRGHAVPRGGAGHKAKRVTGVRGGRQGPRPPFHCALCQLQVNSETQLKQHLSSRRHKDRLAGKPPKPSSQHSRLQKHAALASKLALQKQLTKTLAARFLPRPIPTAAATICALPGPLALRPAPTAATTLFPPPILGPALFRTPAGAVRPATGPIVFAPY, via the exons ATGGTGCCCCCGGGGAAGAAACCAGCCGGAGAGGCTTCCAACTCCAATAAGAAGTGCAAGCGTTACTTCAACGAGCACTGGAAAGAGGAGTTCACCTGGCTGGACTTCGACTACGAGCGGAAGTTGATGTTTTGCCTAGAGTGCCGCCAGGCCCTGGTGCGGAACAAGCACGGCAAAGCGGAGAACGCCTTCACTGTGGGCACCGACAACTTCCAGCGCCATGCCCTGCTGCGCCACGTGACCTCGGGGGCCCACCGCCAGGCTCTGGCCGTCAACCGGGGCCGGCCCACTTTTGAGGGCCAGGCTGAGGGTGGAGGGACCTGTCCGGGCCTGGCGACCACCCCCAGCTTCAGGAGTGTCAAGGTGGAAGCGAACCCGGCCAAGGTGGCCGTGCTGACCACGGTGTACTGCATGGCCAAGGAGGACGTGCCTGACGACCGCTGCTCTGCCCTGCTCGAGCTGCAGAGGTTCAACCTGTGCCAGGCGCTGCTGGGCATGGAGCACGGCGATTACTACAGTCCTAGGAGGGTGAGGGACATGCAG GTGGCCATTGCCAGTGTCTTGCACACAGAGGCCTGCCAACGCCTGAAGGCATCCCCGTATGTGGGCCTGGTGTTGGACGAGACCAGGGACTGGCCTGAGTCCCACAATCTGGCCTTGTTTGCCACTTCGGTGTCCCCCTGCGATGGCCAGCCTGCCACCACCTTCCTGGGCAGTGTGGAGCTACAGGAAGGCGAGGCCACTGCTGGCCAACTCCTGGACATTCTGCAGGCTTTCGGCGTGTCTGCACCCAAGCTGGCCTGGCTCAGCTCAAGCCTCCCCAGTGACCGCCTGGGGAGCGTGGGCCCGCAGCTCCAGGCTGCCTGCCCACTGCTCATGGAGCTGCACTGCCTCCCCGGCCGGACAGATCCCAAGCCCCCTGCCTACCTAG CAGGCCCGGCCTCCagcacccccagccccctgctggcctccctgcccctgcccgccAGGCCTCTGCAGCCCCCGCTGGACTTCAAGCACTTGCTCGCCTTCCACTTCAATGGTGCCACCCCGCTCAGTCTCTTCCCCAACTTCAGCACG ATGGACCCGGTCCAGAAGGCCGTCATCAGTCACACATTTGGGGTTCCCTCCCCTCTGAAGAAGAAGCTCTTCATTTCCTGTAACATCTGTCACCTGAGGTTCAACTCAGCG aaccAGGCCGAAGCACACTACAAAGGCCACAAACACGCCAGAAAACTCAAGGCTGTCGAAGCCACCAAGAGCAAGCAGAGGCCGCAAACCCTGGCCCAGGATGGGACGCTGGTGCCCCCATCCCCGACTCCAGCCAGTGGAGCCCCTGAAGAGCCACAGAGCAAAG CAGTTCCTGCAGCCCCTCCTCCTGGTCCCAAAGTCCAGCCACCCCTGAGTCCGGAACCCACGCCCAGGGAGCCGGCCCACTCAGACGTCTTGGAtgctgcctcctcttcctcctcttcctcttgccCACCCTGCTCCCCAGAGCCTGGGAGAGAGGCGCCAGGGCCTGAACCGGCGGCGGCTGCTGTGGaaagtggtgtgagtggggaaggCAGGAGCGAGAAGGGGCGCCTCTACTGCCCCACATGTAAGGTGACCGTGAACTCCGCCTCCCAGCTTCAGGCTCACAACACAG gAGCCAAGCACCGGTGGATGGTGGAAGGTCAGCGGGGCGCTCCCCGCAGGGGCAGGGGCCACGCAGTGCCCCGGGGAGGAGCTGGACACAAGGCCAAGAGAGTGACGGGGGTCCGCGGGGGCCGGCAGGGGCCCAGGCCCCCTTTCCACTGTGCTCTCTGTCAGCTCCAGGTCAATTCAGAGACCCAACTCAAGCAG CACCTGAGCAGCAGGAGGCACAAAGACCGCCTGGCCGGGAAGCCCCCCAAGCCCTCCAGCCAGCACAGCAGGCTGCAGAAGCACGCAGCGCTGGCT TCTAAACTGGCCTTGCAGAAGCAACTCACCAAGACGCTGGCAGCCCGCTTCCTGCCCAGACCGATCCCCACCGCGGCGGCAACCATCTGTGCCCTCCCAGGGCCCCTGGCCCTCCGGCCTGCGCCTACGGCAGCCACCACCCTCTTCCCGCCTCCGATCCTGGGCCCAGCTCTGTTTCGCACCCCAGCAGGAGCCGTTCGCCCTGCCACGGGACCCATCGTCTTTGCCCCCTATTAG
- the LOC132510688 gene encoding zinc finger protein 385C isoform X1 produces the protein MVPPGKKPAGEASNSNKKCKRYFNEHWKEEFTWLDFDYERKLMFCLECRQALVRNKHGKAENAFTVGTDNFQRHALLRHVTSGAHRQALAVNRGRPTFEGQAEGGGTCPGLATTPSFRSVKVEANPAKVAVLTTVYCMAKEDVPDDRCSALLELQRFNLCQALLGMEHGDYYSPRRVRDMQVAIASVLHTEACQRLKASPYVGLVLDETRDWPESHNLALFATSVSPCDGQPATTFLGSVELQEGEATAGQLLDILQAFGVSAPKLAWLSSSLPSDRLGSVGPQLQAACPLLMELHCLPGRTDPKPPAYLAGPASSTPSPLLASLPLPARPLQPPLDFKHLLAFHFNGATPLSLFPNFSTMDPVQKAVISHTFGVPSPLKKKLFISCNICHLRFNSANQAEAHYKGHKHARKLKAVEATKSKQRPQTLAQDGTLVPPSPTPASGAPEEPQSKAVPAAPPPGPKVQPPLSPEPTPREPAHSDVLDAASSSSSSSCPPCSPEPGREAPGPEPAAAAVESGVSGEGRSEKGRLYCPTCKVTVNSASQLQAHNTGAKHRWMVEGQRGAPRRGRGHAVPRGGAGHKAKRVTGVRGGRQGPRPPFHCALCQLQVNSETQLKQHLSSRRHKDRLAGKPPKPSSQHSRLQKHAALAVSILKSKLALQKQLTKTLAARFLPRPIPTAAATICALPGPLALRPAPTAATTLFPPPILGPALFRTPAGAVRPATGPIVFAPY, from the exons ATGGTGCCCCCGGGGAAGAAACCAGCCGGAGAGGCTTCCAACTCCAATAAGAAGTGCAAGCGTTACTTCAACGAGCACTGGAAAGAGGAGTTCACCTGGCTGGACTTCGACTACGAGCGGAAGTTGATGTTTTGCCTAGAGTGCCGCCAGGCCCTGGTGCGGAACAAGCACGGCAAAGCGGAGAACGCCTTCACTGTGGGCACCGACAACTTCCAGCGCCATGCCCTGCTGCGCCACGTGACCTCGGGGGCCCACCGCCAGGCTCTGGCCGTCAACCGGGGCCGGCCCACTTTTGAGGGCCAGGCTGAGGGTGGAGGGACCTGTCCGGGCCTGGCGACCACCCCCAGCTTCAGGAGTGTCAAGGTGGAAGCGAACCCGGCCAAGGTGGCCGTGCTGACCACGGTGTACTGCATGGCCAAGGAGGACGTGCCTGACGACCGCTGCTCTGCCCTGCTCGAGCTGCAGAGGTTCAACCTGTGCCAGGCGCTGCTGGGCATGGAGCACGGCGATTACTACAGTCCTAGGAGGGTGAGGGACATGCAG GTGGCCATTGCCAGTGTCTTGCACACAGAGGCCTGCCAACGCCTGAAGGCATCCCCGTATGTGGGCCTGGTGTTGGACGAGACCAGGGACTGGCCTGAGTCCCACAATCTGGCCTTGTTTGCCACTTCGGTGTCCCCCTGCGATGGCCAGCCTGCCACCACCTTCCTGGGCAGTGTGGAGCTACAGGAAGGCGAGGCCACTGCTGGCCAACTCCTGGACATTCTGCAGGCTTTCGGCGTGTCTGCACCCAAGCTGGCCTGGCTCAGCTCAAGCCTCCCCAGTGACCGCCTGGGGAGCGTGGGCCCGCAGCTCCAGGCTGCCTGCCCACTGCTCATGGAGCTGCACTGCCTCCCCGGCCGGACAGATCCCAAGCCCCCTGCCTACCTAG CAGGCCCGGCCTCCagcacccccagccccctgctggcctccctgcccctgcccgccAGGCCTCTGCAGCCCCCGCTGGACTTCAAGCACTTGCTCGCCTTCCACTTCAATGGTGCCACCCCGCTCAGTCTCTTCCCCAACTTCAGCACG ATGGACCCGGTCCAGAAGGCCGTCATCAGTCACACATTTGGGGTTCCCTCCCCTCTGAAGAAGAAGCTCTTCATTTCCTGTAACATCTGTCACCTGAGGTTCAACTCAGCG aaccAGGCCGAAGCACACTACAAAGGCCACAAACACGCCAGAAAACTCAAGGCTGTCGAAGCCACCAAGAGCAAGCAGAGGCCGCAAACCCTGGCCCAGGATGGGACGCTGGTGCCCCCATCCCCGACTCCAGCCAGTGGAGCCCCTGAAGAGCCACAGAGCAAAG CAGTTCCTGCAGCCCCTCCTCCTGGTCCCAAAGTCCAGCCACCCCTGAGTCCGGAACCCACGCCCAGGGAGCCGGCCCACTCAGACGTCTTGGAtgctgcctcctcttcctcctcttcctcttgccCACCCTGCTCCCCAGAGCCTGGGAGAGAGGCGCCAGGGCCTGAACCGGCGGCGGCTGCTGTGGaaagtggtgtgagtggggaaggCAGGAGCGAGAAGGGGCGCCTCTACTGCCCCACATGTAAGGTGACCGTGAACTCCGCCTCCCAGCTTCAGGCTCACAACACAG gAGCCAAGCACCGGTGGATGGTGGAAGGTCAGCGGGGCGCTCCCCGCAGGGGCAGGGGCCACGCAGTGCCCCGGGGAGGAGCTGGACACAAGGCCAAGAGAGTGACGGGGGTCCGCGGGGGCCGGCAGGGGCCCAGGCCCCCTTTCCACTGTGCTCTCTGTCAGCTCCAGGTCAATTCAGAGACCCAACTCAAGCAG CACCTGAGCAGCAGGAGGCACAAAGACCGCCTGGCCGGGAAGCCCCCCAAGCCCTCCAGCCAGCACAGCAGGCTGCAGAAGCACGCAGCGCTGGCTGTGAGTATCCTCAAG TCTAAACTGGCCTTGCAGAAGCAACTCACCAAGACGCTGGCAGCCCGCTTCCTGCCCAGACCGATCCCCACCGCGGCGGCAACCATCTGTGCCCTCCCAGGGCCCCTGGCCCTCCGGCCTGCGCCTACGGCAGCCACCACCCTCTTCCCGCCTCCGATCCTGGGCCCAGCTCTGTTTCGCACCCCAGCAGGAGCCGTTCGCCCTGCCACGGGACCCATCGTCTTTGCCCCCTATTAG
- the LOC132510688 gene encoding zinc finger protein 385C isoform X6, translating to MDPVQKAVISHTFGVPSPLKKKLFISCNICHLRFNSANQAEAHYKGHKHARKLKAVEATKSKQRPQTLAQDGTLVPPSPTPASGAPEEPQSKAVPAAPPPGPKVQPPLSPEPTPREPAHSDVLDAASSSSSSSCPPCSPEPGREAPGPEPAAAAVESGVSGEGRSEKGRLYCPTCKVTVNSASQLQAHNTGAKHRWMVEGQRGAPRRGRGHAVPRGGAGHKAKRVTGVRGGRQGPRPPFHCALCQLQVNSETQLKQHLSSRRHKDRLAGKPPKPSSQHSRLQKHAALAVSILKSKLALQKQLTKTLAARFLPRPIPTAAATICALPGPLALRPAPTAATTLFPPPILGPALFRTPAGAVRPATGPIVFAPY from the exons ATGGACCCGGTCCAGAAGGCCGTCATCAGTCACACATTTGGGGTTCCCTCCCCTCTGAAGAAGAAGCTCTTCATTTCCTGTAACATCTGTCACCTGAGGTTCAACTCAGCG aaccAGGCCGAAGCACACTACAAAGGCCACAAACACGCCAGAAAACTCAAGGCTGTCGAAGCCACCAAGAGCAAGCAGAGGCCGCAAACCCTGGCCCAGGATGGGACGCTGGTGCCCCCATCCCCGACTCCAGCCAGTGGAGCCCCTGAAGAGCCACAGAGCAAAG CAGTTCCTGCAGCCCCTCCTCCTGGTCCCAAAGTCCAGCCACCCCTGAGTCCGGAACCCACGCCCAGGGAGCCGGCCCACTCAGACGTCTTGGAtgctgcctcctcttcctcctcttcctcttgccCACCCTGCTCCCCAGAGCCTGGGAGAGAGGCGCCAGGGCCTGAACCGGCGGCGGCTGCTGTGGaaagtggtgtgagtggggaaggCAGGAGCGAGAAGGGGCGCCTCTACTGCCCCACATGTAAGGTGACCGTGAACTCCGCCTCCCAGCTTCAGGCTCACAACACAG gAGCCAAGCACCGGTGGATGGTGGAAGGTCAGCGGGGCGCTCCCCGCAGGGGCAGGGGCCACGCAGTGCCCCGGGGAGGAGCTGGACACAAGGCCAAGAGAGTGACGGGGGTCCGCGGGGGCCGGCAGGGGCCCAGGCCCCCTTTCCACTGTGCTCTCTGTCAGCTCCAGGTCAATTCAGAGACCCAACTCAAGCAG CACCTGAGCAGCAGGAGGCACAAAGACCGCCTGGCCGGGAAGCCCCCCAAGCCCTCCAGCCAGCACAGCAGGCTGCAGAAGCACGCAGCGCTGGCTGTGAGTATCCTCAAG TCTAAACTGGCCTTGCAGAAGCAACTCACCAAGACGCTGGCAGCCCGCTTCCTGCCCAGACCGATCCCCACCGCGGCGGCAACCATCTGTGCCCTCCCAGGGCCCCTGGCCCTCCGGCCTGCGCCTACGGCAGCCACCACCCTCTTCCCGCCTCCGATCCTGGGCCCAGCTCTGTTTCGCACCCCAGCAGGAGCCGTTCGCCCTGCCACGGGACCCATCGTCTTTGCCCCCTATTAG